Below is a window of Acidimicrobiales bacterium DNA.
GGACTTCCGCCCGCGTTACGCCGTGTCGGACTACGACGGGTTGTCCAGCACGGTGGAGAGCACCCAGGGTCCCGACCCCCAGAACTTCGACGGGGCCGTCGCCACCATCCCGTGGCGCACCGGTCAGCTCGCCTCTGGCCTGCCAGCTGATCCCGCCACCCAGCGTTGCAACCAGGAGATGACAGCCCACGGCCTGCCCACGATGGCCGAGGCCTCGGCGATCCAGGGTGTCTACTGCGCCCTGTTGACGATGTTCACCACCTCGGCGGAGCGCGCTCCCCGCTTGACCCGCACCGCGCTGGTCGACGGATTGGACGCTTCCGGCACGGTCGGCTTCTCGTTCCCTTTCGCCGACGGTACCTTCAACCGGGCCCACAAGATCGCCGGTGGGGACTACTGGAGGCCGATCCAGTGGCACGCCGGCTGCACCTGCTGGAAGGTGCTCGATCCTGCCTTTCAGCCGAGCTTCGGCTGAACCAGGCCGCCACAGGGGACACGCCTGCGTGGACTTCGGGTTCCACAAAGATGACGTCGTCATCGTCACCGGCGCCGCCAGCGGAATCGGCCGGGCCACCGCTTTCGAGGCTGCGGCCCAGGGCCTCCGGGTCGCCGCCTGGGACATGAATGAAGCGGCGCTGGCGGAGACCGTCGCCCTGATCGATGCCGGCGGGGGCCGGGTGAGACCGGTCGTGGCCGACATCACCAAGGAACACGACGTAATGCGGGCTGTCGAGGAGTCGACGCTCTGGGGAGCCCCCCGGTACCTGGTCAACAACGCCGGTCCCGCCCACACGGCCGACCTGTCCTTCGACGATGCCCTGGCCGCCTCGGTCGGTGCCACCCGGCAGGTCACGACGTCGTGGCTCGGGATGGGCCCGGCCGACGGCAGAGCCGTGGTCAGCGTGGCCTCCATCACGGCCGTGATCGGGGGGACGGGGTGGTACCCGGTCGCCAAGGCAGGCATCGCCGCCTACATGCGCACCCTGGCGGTGAGCGGGTCCGGCCTGAGGGCCAACACAATCGGTCCCGGGCTCACTGACACAACCCGAACCGAGACCCTGTTGAGCTCTGACCAGGGTCGGGCCATGGTGGCGAGGAACCCACTGCGAAGGGCGGGGCGGCCGGAGGACATGGCGCATGCAGCGCTGTTCCTCCTCTCCCCGGCGTCGAGCTACATCAACGGGGTGCTCCTCCTCGTCGACGGAGGCCAGACCCTCGTCGTATGAGGCCGGATCCAGATAGTGGGCGACCAGGTAGGCGTCCTTGGCGCGCCGGCCCGGCGCGGGTGCCCCAGGCCAGGCGGCTCGTAGGCCACGCACCCCGAAGTCGAACTCCAGCACCTCCCGGCGGGGCTCGTCCCGGTCCACCACGGGCGTCGATGGCATGGTCAGCGCTGGTGGGATGGGACGTCAGTGGTGGGGCCCCAAAGCAGGCGGTTGGTGGGGTTCACGGACAGTGGTGATAGGCGTTTGCCCGAAAGTGCCGCCGCCTACGGCTTGGGGCTCTTCGACGATCGGTCCGTCCTCCTCTCAG
It encodes the following:
- a CDS encoding SDR family oxidoreductase produces the protein MDFGFHKDDVVIVTGAASGIGRATAFEAAAQGLRVAAWDMNEAALAETVALIDAGGGRVRPVVADITKEHDVMRAVEESTLWGAPRYLVNNAGPAHTADLSFDDALAASVGATRQVTTSWLGMGPADGRAVVSVASITAVIGGTGWYPVAKAGIAAYMRTLAVSGSGLRANTIGPGLTDTTRTETLLSSDQGRAMVARNPLRRAGRPEDMAHAALFLLSPASSYINGVLLLVDGGQTLVV